One region of Juglans microcarpa x Juglans regia isolate MS1-56 chromosome 7S, Jm3101_v1.0, whole genome shotgun sequence genomic DNA includes:
- the LOC121240376 gene encoding dCTP pyrophosphatase 1-like, whose protein sequence is MTAAPEGQSVTLDLLKKKMTEFARERDWEQFHSPRNLLLALVGEVGELSEIFQWKGEVPKGLPDWKEEEKVHLGEELSDVLLYLVQLSDICGIDLGRAALRKVELNAIKYPVSKKRSQTNITSTDNNGAGSC, encoded by the exons ATGACTGCGGCTCCAGAAGGTCAAAGTGTTACCCTTGATCTTCTCAAGAAGAAGATGACGGAGTTCGCCAGGGAAAGAGATTGGGAGCAGTTCCACAGCCCTCGAAACCTCCTTTTGGCTCTG GTGGGTGAAGTTGGAGAACTCTCTGAGATATTCCAGTGGAAAGGTGAGGTTCCAAAGGGACTGCCCGATTGGAAAGAAGAGGAGAAAGTGCACCTGGGTGAAGAGCTTTCAGACGTTCTGCTCTACCTGGTGCAGCTCTCTGACATCTGTGGCATTGATCTTGGCAGAGCTGCACTTCGAAAGGTCGAACTCAACGCCATCAAATACCCAGTTTCAAAGAAGCGAAGCCAGACAAACATCACTAGCACCGACAACAATGGCGCCGGGAGTTGTTGA